The following coding sequences lie in one Spinacia oleracea cultivar Varoflay chromosome 1, BTI_SOV_V1, whole genome shotgun sequence genomic window:
- the LOC110782938 gene encoding RNA-binding motif protein 25 isoform X1, with product MATMAEVPSPSPATQDSPNRPPPSQSPIPNPNPNPNIANPESQPNSTQPPSSTPPPPPPQSAAPTINPSSAPPFQPPQINPYAAPPSFRPAGAPPPMHVPQFTPIPQNPNMQGYPTQQQNHGVPPPGVSSAPPQQQQLQPMIPGQQQQQQHQQMMPGQQQQQQPMMPGQQPMRPPYMAMPNGYMHPPPHGSLPPGVVRYPFPPMARPPFLPRPGVTVGMVPQMPRPPFLGLRPPMTLPIVRPPVPVVMPVEKPQTTVYVGKIASSVESDFVRSLLELCGPIKSWKRAQDPSDGTPRRFGFCEFESAEGVLRALRLLSKCNVDGEELVLNVDQATRDYLERYVKKKKDNLIKPSETGAEEATKEGEGAPGVDKVEGNGKEEPAKTVVEEPKKDVNETENKENDTASFGLVTDEDRSVDREALEKLTSMIEERIRTKPLPPPPPPPAPKVVDGTNNLNSEVPSKSGDKDSDIDNVKNEDKIDDETTSETKPSNRAGTESPDRNRRYDNRSRDRDRREKERELDRLERERERERARRERERDLEIQKAERFYKERVKEWETREKEREYERKREREKEKERERERRRLISEQEDESDDDSRKRRRKSEIEDKRRRRRREKEEDMADRLKEEEEIMEAKKRAEEQQRQQEKQALELPSVPVANGNETPASLSPEVTASETKDDMEHDHDSAPAIAPPLAHAPVSVPALAHDPASHTGDVSVENGFTDEPMTASGSTQDSKLMGNAPAKKLGFGLVGSGKRTAVPSVFHEEEDDDAQKDKKMRPLVPIDYSTEELQAGHANDGEALPISAESGKRVNPREAKSDDRDRSRRSHDRSSHRDREHERGDEAPRPREILDAKQLIDMIPKTKEDLFSYEINWTVYDENRLHERMRPWISKKITEFLGEEETTLVEFIVDRFREHVKAEKMLDVLQRILDEEAEMFVLKMWRMLIFEIKKVETGLTTRPGA from the exons ATGGCCACCATGGCTGAAGTCCCTTCACCATCTCCGGCAACTCAAGATTCCCCTAACCGTCCTCCCCCTTCTCAATCCCCAATtccaaaccctaaccctaaccctaacatTGCCAATCCCGAATCACAACCTAATTCCACCCAACCACCGTCGTcaactcctcctcctccacctccACAATCTGCGGCACCTACAATTAACCCTAGCTCAGCGCCGCCGTTTCAACCGCCGCAGATCAACCCATATGCTGCACCGCCGTCATTCCGGCCCGCCGGTGCTCCTCCCCCGATGCACGTCCCTCAGTTCACTCCAATCCCGCAAAACCCTAATATGCAAGGGTATCCGACACAGCAACAAAACCATGGCGTTCCGCCTCCCGGAGTGAGCTCTGCTCCAccgcagcagcagcagctacaACCGATGATTCCTgggcagcagcaacaacaacaacaccaacagATGATGCCTgggcagcagcaacaacaacaaccgaTGATGCCTGGGCAACAGCCAATGAGACCGCCGTATATGGCTATGCCTAATGGTTATATGCATCCTCCTCCTCATGGATCTCTTCCTCCCG GAGTTGTTCGTTATCCTTTTCCCCCAATGGCTCGTCCTCCTTTCCTTCCTCGGCCTGGAGTTACAGTTGGCATGGTTCCGCAAATGCCAAGGCCTCCTTTTTTGGGACTTCGTCCTCCAATGACTCTCCCAATTGTTAGGCCCCCTGTTCCAGTTGTTATGCCAGTAGAGAAACCACAAACTACTGTTTATGTTGGCAAGATAGCCTCTTCGGTGGAGAGTGATTTTGTACGTTCACTCCTTGAG TTATGCGGACCAATAAAGAGTTGGAAGCGAGCTCAGGATCCATCGGATGGAACACCAAGAAGATTTGGTTTCTGTGAATTTGAATCTGCTGAAGGGGTTCTCCGAGCTCTACGACTGCTGAGTAAATGCAATGTTGACGGCGAAGAGCTGGTG CTGAATGTTGATCAAGCAACAAGAGATTATTTAGAACGTTatgtgaagaagaagaaagacaaCTTGATTAAACCTAGTGAGACTGGAGCCGAGGAAGCCACGAAAGAGGGAGAAGGTGCACCTGGTGTTGATAAGGTTGAAGGTAATGGGAAGGAAGAACCTGCTAAAACTGTTGTTGAAGAGCCAAAGAAAGACGTGAATGAGACTGAAAACAAGGAAAATGATACGGCCAGTTTTGGCCTTGTTACAGATGAGGACCGTAGTGTTGACCGGGAGGCTTTGGAGAAACTCACAAGTATGATAGAAGAACGCATAAGGACTAAGCCTctacctcctcctcctccaccacCAGCACCGAAGGTTGTTGATGGCACAAACAACTTGAACTCCGAAGTGCCTTCTAAATCCGGGGACAAAGACTCTGATATTGACAATGTGAAAAATG AAGATAAAATTGACGATGAGACGACCAGTGAGACTAAACCTTCAAATAGAGCTGGAACAGAGTCACCCGATCGAAATAGAAGGTATGATAATCGGAGCCGTGACCGTGACCGGCGGGAAAAGGAGAGAGAGCTTGATAGATTGGAAAGAGAACGAGAACGCGAAAGAgcaaggagagagagggagagagactTAGAGATTCAAAAGGCTGAACGGTTTTACAAGGAGCGAGTTAAGGAATGGGAGACTAGAGAAAAGGAGAGAGAGTATGAGCGGAAGCGTGAGAGGGAAAAGGAGAAAGAAAGGGAGCGTGAAAGGAGGAGGCTGATTTCTGAGCAAGAGGATGAAAGCGATGATGATTCTAGGAAAAGGAGACGGAAGTCTGAAATTGAGGATAAGAGGAGACGACGACGGAGGGAAAAGGAAGAGGATATGGCAGACAGACTGAAAGAAGAGGAAGAAATCATGGAAGCCAAGAAAAGAGCAGAGGAGCAGCAGAGGCAACAAGAAAAACAGGCATTGGAGCTTCCTTCTGTTCCAGTGGCTAATGGAAATGAGACACCTGCCTCACTCTCACCTGAAGTTACTGCCAGTGAGACTAAAGATGATATGGAGCACGATCATGATTCTGCTCCTGCTATTGCTCCTCCTCTTGCCCATGCCCCTGTTTCAGTTCCTGCTCTTGCTCATGATCCTGCAAGCCATACTG GTGATGTGTCTGTTGAAAATGGTTTTACTGATGAACCAATGACAGCATCTGGCTCAACACAAGATAGCAAGCTTATGGGCAATGCCCCGGCCAAAAAGCTTGGATTTGGGTTGGTGGGGTCAGGGAAAAGAACAGCTGTGCCGTCTGTTTTCCATGAGGAAGAGGATGATGATGCGCAAAAAGACAAGAAAATGAGGCCTCTTGTCCCAATTGACTACTCTACCGAAGAACTTCAAGCCGGACATGCCAATGATGGAGAGGCACTTCCAATCTCAGCTGAATCTGGTAAGCGTGTTAATCCTAGAGAAGCAAAGTCTGATGATAGGGATAGAAGTCGACGTTCTCATGATAGGTCAAGTCATCGGGACCGTGAACATGAACGTGGTGATGAGGCTCCTCGACCTCGGGAGATTTTGGATGCAAAACAATTAATTGATATGATTCCAAAGACTAAAGAAGATTTGTTCTCATATGAAATTAATTGGACAGTGTATGATGAG